A region from the Chanodichthys erythropterus isolate Z2021 chromosome 5, ASM2448905v1, whole genome shotgun sequence genome encodes:
- the epcam gene encoding epithelial cell adhesion molecule, with protein sequence MKILIALFVVIFVDVVASQCLQCKTMKWAKCDGDPCECTLPLADTTPQSIDCTKLIPKCFLMKAEMYRAKKNLSTRSIGGKPVETAFVDNDGIYDPECENDGKFKAIQCNNTDVCWCVNSAGVRRSDKGDKNIKCEPVETYWVRLELKHKATAVFLDGDQLKIGIQRAMQERYMLDPKSVEKVDVKYDKDGRLIVVDVIKAKTDSVTDLSRMSYYMEKDVKVLPLFHNDKQLFEVPVVGGNVTMESILVYYVDEKAPTFTMQKLTGGIIAVIVVVSLIVLAGLLVLFFLARRQKAQYSKAQGREMETMS encoded by the exons ATGAAGATTTTAATCGCCTTATTTGTTGTGATATTCGTGGATGTGGTCGCTTCCCAAT GTCTTCAATGTAAGACTATGAAATGGGCAAAATGTGATGGAGACCCATGCGAGTGCACCCTTCCGTTAGCTGATACAACACCGCAGTCGATTGATTGTACTAAGT TGATTCCCAAGTGCTTTCTCATGAAAGCGGAAATGTATCGTGCCAAGAAAAACCTGAGCACAAGATCAATTGGTGGGAAGCCAGTAGAGACCGCCTTTGTGGACAATGATGGCATCTATGACCCAGAGTGTGAGAATGATGGGAAGTTCAAGGCTATCCAGTGTAACAACACTGATGTGTGCTGGTGTGTCAACAGTGCTGGTGTACGTAGAAGTGACAAGGGTGACAAGAACATCAAGTGTGAGCCTGTGGAGACCTA TTGGGTTCGCCTGGAATTGAAGCATAAAGCAACAGCTGTATTTCTTGATGGTGACCAATTGAAGAT TGGGATTCAGAGGGCTATGCAGGAGCGTTACATGTTGGACCCGAAATCTGTGGAAAAGGTTGATGTTAAG TATGACAAAGATGGCCGCCTCATTGTTGTGGATGTCATAAAGGCGAAGACAGACAGTGTTACTGACCTGTCCCGCATGAGTTATTACATGGAGAAGGAT GTCAAAGTTCTGCCCTTGTTTCACAATGACAAACAACTATTTGAGGTCCCTGTTGTTGGGGGAAATGTGACAATGGAGAGTATCCTGGTGTACTATGTAGATGAGAAGGCACCCACCTTCACCATGCAGAAGCTGACTGGTGGCATCATCGCTGTCATTGTGGTGGTCAGCTTGATTGTGCTTGCAGGACTTCTTGTTCTG TTCTTCCTTGCACGGCGACAGAAGGCCCAGTACAGTAAAGCACAG ggcagagaGATGGAGACCATGTCTTAA